CCCCCCACCTCAGCCGGTGGCGGTGGTCCCACGGGCGCAGAGAGCCCGTGCCAGCCGTCCCGTGAAGCTCTCGTCCCCGCCGGGGGCCCCCAGCCGCTCAGCGCTGTGACCTTCCCGTGgccggcagagctgctgctctaaagaaaagcaggaagccTGGGTCCAGGGAGCCAGGAAGCCGCCAGCCCGGCGAGGGGCCAGCCACGGCCCCCAGCTGCCGGGGGGAGCCCGGCTGGGCGGCAGCAAAGGGGTGCGGGGCAGTGGGGTTTGCCCACGAGGGCCTGGCCGGCCAGCGGACATGGGGCTGGGGTGCCCTGGCATGGAAGCATGGGCTCCTTGAGCCTCAACGCTTCCCCAAAGCACTGCCGAGATAAAAGCAGGAGGGAATTGGGCAGGGGGGTCTCCTTGGTCCCTTCACACCACCCCAGGCCCCAGCTGTTACCcaaacaggagacagggcttggagcagccaTCCCCAACACGGACCGAGAGGCTGGCACGCCCCAGGAGCTGCAGTGCCCTGCTCAGACAGACCTCTGCTTTTAGAAGATGGAGTAATTTCTGATTTTATCAGAATCTTCTGAGGCCAGCCGGCCCACATCACCTCACCAGCCTGCACCAGCTGGGGACAAGCCTTATCGCCACTCCCAGTTCCCAGAGAccagaggtgccaccaccgtGGCCCCCCCAGGGCATCAGAGACCCCTTCCCAGTGGACTCAGAGCACAGAAGGCAAACCGAGACACAGAGCTGCAGAACAGCCCTGCCTGAACAGGCAGCCCTTGAGTCCGACCCAGCAGGCAGGCAGCGAGCTCCTGCCCCGGCAGCGGAGGATGAGTGGAGCAGCCAGAACAACCGCCCCCGAGGAGTTCATCCCGGCCCAGCCGCTTCCCATGCCCCGGCAGCAAGGAGAGGTGCCGGATGGGCCAGATCCCCCCCTGGGTGCGGGAGAGGCAGAGGGACGCGGGCTCCTTTTGGGTGCCTGGGGCTGGGACTTCATGCACAGCCTggggcgaggaagaggagcggaGAGGGGATGCTCGGGGCCCTGCTACCAGGCCATACATCCTCCCAGGAAACACAAACTGGGAGCTGAGTCACAGACCTGGAACATGCCAGTGGTTTGGCAAGAAATCGAGCAGGCAGCCGGCCGCTGCTGCACGTACACGCCTCGCCCGGGGCAGGAGACCCCCTCGGTCCCACAGCGGCCGCAGCGAAGCCATCCCCAAGCCTCCAGggcaggggagaagaaaagaaaaacactcaaATCTAGCCAACAGCTGTTTTCCCCCCCCCAGACATCACGACGGCATCACACAGTTCCTGCACACAACCTCTCTGCCGCTCAGAAGAGGGGCCGGGAGATGCCAGTGGAGAcctggggaggaggctggggccCTGCCagcggggagagaggggaggcagGATCCACCACCAAAGCCACCTAGCCCTCCACCGAAACCTTACCACATACTCCATCGCCGGCGGAGGGCAGGGcaggccctgggcagggaacAGAAACGCACAGCCCCTCTCGTCTGGCACTCCGACCTGCGGTTCGGGGACAAACAGGGAGTtagccagccctgccccggcccgcCGAGGCGGTGGCCCTGGCATCAAGAGGCAGACCCTGCTCCTCTTCGCTGACTATAGGTGGACGGGGCTGTAGCAGCAGCACAACGTGCTGCCAACGCATGAGGCATGAGAACCAGGGGAGCCTCCTGCTTCTCATCTGAGAGAAGACAGAGCTGGGATGTGTCAGGGCAGGAGCGTGAGGCTGAGCCTGGCTCTGCTCGGGCCTCACCAGCGAACGGTGTCGGGGGCCGAGAGTCACTCCATGACCTGAGACAAGTGTCGGAGTCGATCCCTGACCAGCTCCAGAACCAGCGCCCAGAGGCCACACACAAGGGGTAAAGAGCAGACGCAGCTCAGGGGGGCAGAGCTgccccctcctgccaccctgccacAGAAGAACTTGCAGAGTCCCCAGGGATATGGCCCTCTCCTCCCTAGGAGAGCGGTGAAGATGGGAGTTGTGGCAAGAGGCTACGAGAGGGGAGCCAGGAGGGGCAGGAAGCTCtgcgaggggaaaaaaaggcaagcgaagcaggagcagctctggagcCACTGCCCTTCCCACTCCCACGCCAATGCGGTCAAGGCCAGGCCGGGCGAGCAGCAAACATGATTTACTTCCTCGCAGCAATCGTGCCCTTATCTGGGGCCTGCAAAGGCAGTGCCGGAGCCCAGGCGGGCACTAACACAATTAGTTCAGGAGGCAGCAAGATAAGAAGGCCCCGTCTTGGCAAGCGCAGTGGCGCAGACTggccccgggcagcgcccggcagCACCGCACCAGGTCACTCGCTGCCAAGCAAAGGCGGCGACGAGGCGCTTTGGACGCCAGGGGCCAAGGttggcagcagggaaggaggatcGGGACCCCCACCCAGGGTGCTCAGCCGCGCCAAAGCCTCCTCAGGGCCCTGTTGTGTCCCTCCCGAGGAGGAGATGCTGCCCCACGCAGCTCCCGGGGGCACAGGCCATGGTGCTCCCCCACCAAAGGGCTGCAGGGTGGATCCTCAGGCCCCGCTTGGGAGAGATGGCATCTTCACCTCTCTGGAACAGGCCAAGGAGCGCCGCGAGAGCTGCCCTTTGCTCTCAGAACTCCACAGCACCAGCCCAGAGGGTAGGGTCCAGGTCACAGTTCCTCAGGCCTCGTGTCTGGGGTCCCCCCAGGCCAGCAAAGTGAGGGGGTTGACCCCATTGGAGAGATTCAAGCAGAGAGGCAGGAACAGCCCGCAACAGAGGGACACAACACACTGCCAGGGGGACAAGGCGAAGGCTAGCGAGGGGCAATATCTGGGCACAACAGCCAGGTCTGCTCTGGCCACTCACCCCCTGCCTCCCTCAGGAGCTTGGAAgcgcaggcagggctggatgCCAGAGGGCAGGAGGGTGCACCCAGGCACCGCAGAGGCCGAGAACCCCTCCAAACCCAGCCGTGGCCCCATCCCCACTGGGGGTGAGGCAGTGCAGGGATTTCCCCAGGCTTGACAGCGTTCCTCGAGGCAGTCTCACCTCCGTGGCCCTGAGCACCGGGAGGGGACAGCGCAAACCAGAGCCCAGCGAGCGGACCCGGGCACACACAGCGCGGGGGGAACCAAGGCACCGGCATCACCCCGAGATCTGGAGGCAACCGAGGGGCAGGCACAGCTTGGCCCTGGCCGGGACGCCCCGGGAAGGGGGCCGGGCCCATAGCCCCAcgcagggcagcagggaaaggcagcTGGGCCCGGCAGCACTGGAGGAGAGAGTGCCGGGTCCCGGGAGCGGCTATGGCAGGACCCCCACTCGCCTCAACAGAAGGTAGCGACGGCGGGCAGAGAAGACTCGGCACAGGCACCGCGGGGCctggcctggcccggcccggcaGCCCGGGACCCCGCAGGGCCCCGGCCGCTCCAGCGGGGCTGCGCAGGCCGCTGCACgaccccgccgcggcccccgggcgcggcccccccgccccgggccggccCGCGCGCTCACCGGGGCACCATGGGTCTCGCGCCGCTCGTCCTCCGGTCCCGGCGGCCGCACCGCCCGccctccccccgccgcgccgccacTCACTTCCGGCCCACGCCCTCCAGCGCGGCCTCACCGCGCCCCCGTCACGTGAGGCGCGGGCCAATAGCGAGTCGCTCCCGACCCGCGGGCAGCGGCGCCAccgcaccgccccgccccgccagcgCCGACCAATaggctcccgccccgccccgtgaCGCGCGGCCCGCCGGGCGGTGCCGACCAATGGGCGCGTGGGGCGGCGGCGTTTGAAAGCGCCGTGAGGGGTGGGGGTGTCAACGGCCCCGCTGAGGCGAGGGGCGCGCGGGGGCTGCCGGGAAGGGGGCGGACCGGCGGCAATGGCGCACAAGCAGATCTACTACTCGGACAAGTACGACGACGAGGAGTTCGAGTACCGGTGAGGCGGGGGAAGGGGTTCCAGTAACGGTTACCGGGCAGAGGGGGTGGTTGTCCCGGTAACGGATCCCGGGTGGGGCGGGTTGTCCCGGTAACGATCCCCATGGGGATAGGGCGTCCCGGTAACGGATccccggggggcgggagggggtggggtgTCCCGGTAACAGATTCCGGGTGGGGGGCGGGTGTCCCGGTAACGGATCCCTCGGAAAGTGTGGTGTCCCCGTAGCGGTTCCCCGTGGGGCGGGAAGGGGGTTGTCCCGGTAACGGGTTCCTGGGGGCGGGGTGTGGGGGCCGTTAACGattcgctggggggggggggggggggggtgttcccgTTAATGGTTCCCTGGTGGCTGGTGGGGTGGGTGTCTCGGTACCGGGGCAGGGGGCAGGTCCCGTTAACAGCTCcgcgggggcggggtggggggggggggtgtctccagccgggggggtgccgggggtgccggtcccggtgccggtcccggctGAGTTGGGGCCGCAGGCACGTGGTGCTGCCCAAGGACCTGGCCCGGCTGGTGCCCCGCACCCACCTCCTCTCCGAGACCGAGTGGCGGAACCTGGgggtgcagcagagccagggctgggtgCACTACATGGTGCACGAACCAGGTGAGGGGGGcgggacccccgggaccccccacagccaccccacgtCCCCCCCTGCCTCCGCGGGACCCCCGCAGCCACCCACAGCCCTACATCCCCCTGCGTCCTGCCCAGAGCCCCACATTCCCCATGGCTGACCCGcatccccccccaccgcccccaagCCCCAAATGCTCCATgtctgtctcccccccccccccccccccaagccccacatcccacccttCCCCTATGTGGCCACCCCGCATTCCCCCGAGCCCTGAGCCCCACatgccccatgtcccccctgaGCCCCACATCCTACTgagcat
The sequence above is a segment of the Numenius arquata chromosome 27, bNumArq3.hap1.1, whole genome shotgun sequence genome. Coding sequences within it:
- the CKS1B gene encoding cyclin-dependent kinases regulatory subunit 1, yielding MAHKQIYYSDKYDDEEFEYRHVVLPKDLARLVPRTHLLSETEWRNLGVQQSQGWVHYMVHEPEPHILLFRRPRPKKPEK